A region from the Corynebacterium halotolerans YIM 70093 = DSM 44683 genome encodes:
- a CDS encoding isochorismate synthase encodes MCAHRPVTAPDFLLSRAHGSVRTQGCVESFTDPWAAVEALRAGRVPMVVGALPFDRGALAALTVPESIIREDGPLEPHSHYRQGPGSVLHAAISGVDPEPQEHLRRVEAAIGTIRQSKLDKVVLARAVDIAFDPPVDPLLVAARLIDNSFNRDGFIADLTPAGREGHMIVGSSPEVLVKRQGSTVSAYPLAGSAPREADRDRDAVVGTRLRTSGKDLSEHQFVVDHLRTALAPLCSRLDIPAHPEVTKTNEMWHLATPIVGTLKDPATTALELALRVHPTPAICGTPTDAAEALIQTAESDRGFYSGAVGWCDDSGDGEYMVAIRCAEVAGDGRSARAWAGGGIVADSVAEEELEETTAKLRTILRSLGL; translated from the coding sequence ATGTGTGCCCACCGACCTGTCACCGCGCCGGACTTCCTACTCTCCCGTGCGCACGGGTCGGTGCGTACCCAGGGGTGCGTGGAATCCTTCACCGATCCCTGGGCGGCGGTGGAGGCACTGCGCGCGGGGCGGGTGCCGATGGTCGTCGGCGCGCTGCCCTTCGACCGTGGCGCTCTGGCCGCGCTGACCGTGCCGGAGTCGATCATCCGGGAGGACGGCCCGCTGGAGCCGCACTCCCATTACCGGCAGGGCCCGGGCTCGGTGCTGCACGCCGCGATCAGCGGCGTCGATCCGGAGCCGCAGGAGCACCTGCGCCGGGTGGAGGCCGCGATCGGCACCATTCGCCAGTCGAAGCTGGACAAGGTCGTGCTGGCGCGGGCGGTGGACATCGCCTTCGACCCACCGGTCGACCCCCTGCTGGTGGCCGCGCGCCTGATCGACAACTCCTTCAACCGGGACGGGTTCATCGCGGATCTGACCCCGGCCGGACGCGAGGGCCACATGATCGTCGGTTCCTCCCCCGAGGTGCTGGTCAAGCGCCAGGGTTCGACGGTGTCGGCCTATCCCCTGGCGGGCTCCGCGCCACGCGAGGCCGACCGGGACCGCGACGCGGTCGTCGGCACGCGGCTGCGCACCTCCGGCAAGGATCTGAGTGAGCACCAGTTCGTCGTCGACCATCTCCGCACCGCACTCGCGCCGCTGTGCTCGCGGCTGGACATCCCGGCCCACCCGGAGGTGACGAAGACGAACGAGATGTGGCACCTGGCCACCCCGATCGTCGGCACCCTGAAGGATCCGGCGACGACCGCGCTTGAGCTGGCGCTGCGGGTGCACCCCACGCCGGCGATCTGCGGTACCCCGACGGATGCGGCGGAGGCACTGATTCAGACGGCGGAGTCGGACCGCGGGTTCTACTCGGGCGCGGTCGGCTGGTGCGATGATTCCGGCGACGGCGAGTACATGGTGGCCATCCGCTGTGCGGAGGTCGCCGGCGACGGCCGCTCGGCCCGGGCGTGGGCCGGCGGCGGCATCGTGGCGGACTCGGTCGCCGAGGAGGAACTCGAGGAGACGACCGCGAAGCTGCGGACGATTCTGCGCTCGCTGGGGCTCTAA
- a CDS encoding alpha/beta hydrolase family esterase, translating to MPPRRLLPLLTAGLLALGSVAPAHAQSSLPAHSPGSSASSLPTLSSGGATSSEYPEHPGIVPDTTVRLEVPVPGGPTRDVLISLPENYDPTRTYPVWLAYPGRSISPEHMSTDTGLQVASDAIVAYGRGEGGAWAGAPYAVTDMAEDIAYSRAVVDRIAQDHLIDRDRVYAIGHSNGGGFALALACHAPDLVAGVVGVSGIYYNPGTPASGRCAGQPVPVMIIHSRNDGLSLIEGATAHGVPYVGAAAMVGIHAAINGCGGATTRPVAPGVTAHVRQGCEAATELILSESDGHGWPHYSAFEAWDFLSAQNL from the coding sequence GTGCCTCCTCGTCGCCTCCTTCCCCTGCTGACAGCCGGGCTTCTGGCCCTCGGCTCCGTCGCGCCCGCGCACGCGCAGTCCTCACTGCCCGCTCACTCCCCGGGCTCATCCGCGTCGTCGCTGCCCACGCTGTCCTCCGGCGGCGCAACGTCGTCCGAGTACCCCGAACATCCCGGAATCGTGCCGGACACCACCGTCCGGCTGGAGGTGCCCGTGCCGGGCGGCCCAACCCGGGACGTCCTGATCTCGCTGCCCGAGAACTACGACCCGACCCGGACCTACCCCGTGTGGCTGGCGTACCCGGGCCGGTCCATCAGCCCCGAACACATGTCGACCGACACGGGCCTGCAGGTGGCCTCCGACGCGATCGTCGCCTACGGACGCGGGGAGGGCGGGGCCTGGGCCGGCGCCCCGTACGCCGTGACGGACATGGCGGAGGACATCGCGTACTCGCGCGCCGTCGTCGACCGGATCGCGCAGGACCACCTAATCGACCGTGACCGGGTGTACGCCATCGGGCACTCGAACGGCGGCGGCTTCGCACTCGCCCTCGCCTGCCACGCCCCCGACCTGGTCGCGGGCGTGGTCGGCGTCTCGGGCATCTACTACAACCCCGGCACCCCGGCCTCCGGCAGGTGCGCCGGACAACCGGTGCCGGTCATGATCATCCACTCGCGCAACGACGGGCTCTCCCTGATCGAGGGCGCGACCGCCCACGGCGTTCCTTATGTCGGGGCCGCGGCGATGGTCGGAATCCATGCGGCGATCAACGGCTGCGGTGGCGCGACGACCCGTCCGGTCGCGCCCGGGGTGACGGCCCACGTCCGGCAGGGCTGCGAGGCCGCCACGGAACTCATCCTCTCCGAATCCGACGGTCACGGCTGGCCGCACTACTCGGCCTTCGAAGCGTGGGACTTCCTGTCAGCTCAGAACCTCTGA
- a CDS encoding alpha/beta hydrolase family esterase, which translates to MSRHARAPQPNRHRRLALIAAALVVPLGAVAVQGASGSDDPPPPEDAAQTVARDVAPAPQSEEPTPEPPVSVGLSDEEVAAFVPALKTAAPGTLNSVTLTMPDGQERRYLYSVPVGADPQEPLPVLLAMGGWTDPPENFLRYAGFDTSAAASEAVVVYPAGVTNAWAGAPYSATGEDEDISFLRAVIAQLETALPIDRDRVTAVGMSNGGGMALELACHAPDLVAGVAAVSGAFYEGITTGCRDTPVATQIIHGTDDELLNYGGGVLHDTPYLPVEEVVRWQGTRNGCSTEAPESTPLGDNSDRLVLPDCTVETEHIRVNGGFHDWYIDPSTPDETWEFLSRQHAAAG; encoded by the coding sequence GTGAGCCGTCACGCCAGAGCCCCGCAGCCCAACCGCCACCGGCGGCTGGCCCTCATCGCCGCCGCGCTCGTCGTCCCCCTGGGCGCCGTCGCCGTGCAGGGCGCCTCCGGGTCCGATGACCCACCCCCGCCCGAGGATGCGGCGCAGACCGTCGCCCGGGACGTGGCGCCCGCACCTCAATCCGAGGAGCCGACCCCCGAGCCGCCCGTGTCCGTGGGACTCTCCGATGAGGAGGTCGCGGCCTTCGTCCCGGCGCTGAAAACCGCCGCGCCGGGCACCCTGAATTCCGTCACGCTGACCATGCCGGACGGGCAGGAGCGGCGCTACCTCTACTCGGTACCCGTCGGCGCGGACCCGCAGGAACCGCTGCCGGTGCTGCTGGCCATGGGCGGGTGGACCGATCCACCGGAGAACTTCCTGCGTTATGCGGGCTTCGACACCTCGGCCGCCGCCTCCGAGGCGGTGGTGGTCTACCCGGCGGGCGTGACCAACGCCTGGGCCGGAGCCCCCTACTCCGCGACGGGGGAGGACGAGGACATCAGCTTCCTACGGGCCGTGATCGCCCAGCTGGAGACCGCTCTGCCGATCGACCGGGACCGCGTCACGGCCGTCGGCATGTCCAACGGCGGCGGCATGGCCCTCGAGCTGGCGTGCCACGCCCCCGACCTGGTCGCCGGCGTGGCGGCGGTTTCCGGTGCGTTCTACGAGGGAATCACCACCGGCTGCCGGGACACCCCGGTGGCCACCCAGATCATCCACGGCACCGACGACGAACTGCTCAACTACGGCGGCGGCGTCCTCCACGACACGCCCTATCTGCCGGTGGAGGAGGTCGTCCGGTGGCAGGGCACGCGCAACGGCTGCTCCACGGAGGCCCCGGAGTCGACCCCGCTCGGCGACAACTCCGACCGGCTGGTGCTGCCGGACTGCACCGTCGAGACCGAACACATCCGGGTCAACGGCGGCTTCCACGACTGGTACATCGACCCGTCCACCCCGGATGAAACCTGGGAGTTCCTCTCGCGCCAGCACGCCGCCGCGGGCTGA